GCATTCGGGTTGTTCCGTATGCTCAGTCTGGGTGTAGTGGTAATACTTTTCGCTATTCTCGGTTTTATAGTCTATAAGGGCATAGGAGTCATCAGTTGGGAATTCCTTACTACTGCTCCTGCCGACGGTATGACGGCCGGGGGCATTTTCCCCGCTATTGTGGGAACATTCTGTCTGATGGCTGGCAGTGCCCTGTTCGCTTTTCCGGTAGGAGTGATGAGTGGTATCTATATGAACGAGTATGCTCCGAAGGGCTGGATTGTACGCCTTATCCGTGTGATGACGAACAATCTGAGTGGCATCCCTTCCATTGTGTTCGGTTTGTTCGGCATGGCGCTGTTTGTCAACTACATGGATTTTGGTGACAGTATTCTTGCAGGTTCGCTTACTTTGGGGCTGCTCAGTCTGCCGTTGGTTATCCGCACCACGGAAGAGGCCCTGAAAACCATTCCCGACAGTCTGCGTGAGGGCAGCCGTGCTTTGGGAGCAACCAAGC
Above is a window of Bacteroides helcogenes P 36-108 DNA encoding:
- the pstA gene encoding phosphate ABC transporter permease PstA; translated protein: MMNRKQFSQNMAFGLFRMLSLGVVVILFAILGFIVYKGIGVISWEFLTTAPADGMTAGGIFPAIVGTFCLMAGSALFAFPVGVMSGIYMNEYAPKGWIVRLIRVMTNNLSGIPSIVFGLFGMALFVNYMDFGDSILAGSLTLGLLSLPLVIRTTEEALKTIPDSLREGSRALGATKLQTIWHVVLPMGMPNIITGLILALGRVSGETAPILFTCAAYFLPQLPAGILDQCMALPYHLYVISTSGTDMEAQLPIAYGTALVLIVIILLVNLLANALRKYFEKRIKTN